From the Acidobacteriota bacterium genome, one window contains:
- a CDS encoding ChbG/HpnK family deacetylase, which yields MKYLIVNADDFGMCRGVNTGILDGYHQGIIRSTTLMANGDDFEDAVARAKDTPGLGVGCHLVLLGGDPIAPPKSVRSLLDAQGMFPNDFGVFTRKLVAGRLKYTEIVTEFRAQIERILNSGIRLTHLDSHKHSHAHPTVLDAVLEVAEAYQIPAIRKPFECFWWAPLATLRSGSKLTLLKQKASRAAMSHYGRTFRSKVAHHQVCVPDQFYGFMHTGLLTPELVATLIARLPDGVSELMCHPAHMDDSLRQYKTRLKESRVNEFETMTSPTVREAIQTQNIQLVNFSIFQ from the coding sequence TTGAAGTATTTAATCGTGAACGCTGATGATTTCGGCATGTGCCGGGGCGTTAACACGGGTATTCTTGACGGCTACCATCAAGGCATTATCCGCAGTACAACCTTGATGGCCAACGGGGATGATTTTGAAGATGCCGTGGCCCGGGCCAAAGACACTCCGGGATTAGGCGTCGGATGTCATCTGGTGCTTTTGGGCGGAGATCCAATCGCCCCACCCAAATCTGTTCGCAGTTTGCTGGATGCCCAGGGAATGTTTCCAAATGATTTCGGCGTTTTTACCCGAAAGCTGGTGGCCGGTCGGTTGAAATACACCGAAATTGTCACTGAATTTCGCGCCCAAATTGAACGCATCCTCAACAGTGGTATCCGGTTGACCCACCTGGATAGCCACAAACATTCGCATGCCCATCCGACTGTTCTGGATGCAGTGCTTGAAGTCGCTGAAGCCTACCAAATTCCAGCCATCCGCAAGCCGTTTGAATGTTTCTGGTGGGCGCCGCTGGCCACGTTGCGAAGCGGGTCAAAGTTGACATTGTTAAAGCAAAAAGCCAGTCGTGCGGCCATGTCCCACTATGGGCGAACCTTCCGATCAAAAGTTGCCCACCACCAGGTTTGCGTTCCTGACCAGTTTTATGGATTTATGCACACCGGGTTGTTGACGCCGGAACTGGTGGCAACCCTGATTGCCAGATTGCCTGACGGCGTAAGCGAATTGATGTGTCACCCGGCGCATATGGATGACAGCCTGCGCCAGTATAAAACCCGGTTGAAAGAATCTCGGGTCAATGAATTCGAAACCATGACCTCACCCACGGTGCGTGAGGCCATCCAAACCCAGAATATTCAGTTAGTGAATTTTTCAATTTTTCAGTAA
- a CDS encoding TonB-dependent receptor, translated as MKPTPATNLVWRLLLGIVLAIGAVTPVFAQAQSTTGLIQGEITDTSGAVVAGAKVTAQNESTGLERSVTTNTSGLFNLPLLPVGTYKLTVEASGFSTTVQEDIALTIGQTLTLNLKLQPGGASEVITVTTEPPVVDTGRPEQSTLIDERSVQALPINRRDFTNFIGLTPGVSVVQGPDGDVATLYGQRGTQNNLSVDGADANNPFFGEQRGGQRPAFTIGLESVKEFQVVPIGASAEFGRSSGGFINVITKSGTNDFRGTAFLYFRNQSIASQNPDAVKANLPTQDFDNYQFGGNIGGPIKRDKAFFFVSYDQNNGSSSRPNQIDPRLVSLFATRFGSPNEQGNIERTNDANAVLAKLDWSISPSNLLTLRNNYSRAKQVNGTFDVPTWGASANGREEGTSNAFIAQLVTTITPTTLNEFRFQYARETRPRFYDGPDLPDTTIGTFDGSLSYRFGRPFFLPVPEVDTRLQFNDNFSLILGNHNIKFGGEYNRTTTEQTFIGFARGRYIFAGPTIDSAIQGFQDYIDGRNANGLALYLQFAPLGGRTIEQAGFQSFSVNEPAFFVQDSWKIKPNLTLNYGLRWEGQFLPDPLNAPNQTRYAQFLNNPLFPSDGTIPDFTDGWQPRVGLAWDPGNDGKTAIRLGAGIYYARLPGLPLAGPRNTDGAIAGNIFFAGFLGLPIEAYPQFPGIVPTEGFSPFNPGIAIFPRNFEFPRTVQFAASFEREIFTNTSVGITLNYAHATRQYRFVDRGNGQLYGGASPFAAADGSGVGEIRSIESSAKSLFRGITFSVNRRFANRFQVQGNYVLAWDYSDDDNERDPFTFRYADIQNLDLEYSFSDRDQRHRVNIFSTYEAPYGIQLSLIFQSRSAQPFSDPACARSNSDCPGTTIRRNTRRQDNVFTTLDLRVLKTFKFSETMALDAIFEVFNIANSRNLRFVPRPLTFNFDGTVRQGFGEPRQAQFGVRFRF; from the coding sequence ATGAAACCCACGCCTGCAACGAATCTAGTTTGGCGGCTGCTTTTGGGTATTGTGCTGGCAATTGGAGCGGTAACGCCTGTTTTTGCTCAAGCACAATCAACCACAGGTTTGATTCAGGGTGAGATTACTGACACCTCTGGCGCTGTGGTGGCGGGTGCAAAGGTTACGGCGCAAAATGAAAGCACCGGACTGGAACGCTCTGTCACAACCAATACCAGTGGGTTGTTTAATCTTCCTCTGCTTCCTGTTGGAACTTACAAACTTACTGTTGAAGCCTCAGGATTTTCGACAACAGTTCAGGAAGACATCGCCCTGACCATTGGTCAGACGCTGACACTCAATTTGAAACTCCAGCCCGGTGGTGCATCTGAAGTCATCACGGTTACCACTGAACCACCAGTGGTTGACACTGGACGACCCGAACAGAGCACCTTGATTGATGAACGTTCGGTTCAGGCATTGCCCATTAACCGACGTGATTTCACCAATTTCATTGGGTTGACCCCCGGTGTGTCGGTGGTGCAGGGACCAGACGGGGACGTCGCCACCCTGTACGGACAACGCGGGACTCAAAACAACCTGTCAGTTGACGGGGCTGATGCCAATAACCCATTTTTTGGCGAGCAACGCGGTGGACAACGACCAGCCTTCACAATTGGGTTAGAGTCAGTGAAAGAATTTCAGGTCGTTCCGATTGGTGCCTCGGCTGAGTTTGGCCGATCATCAGGCGGGTTCATCAATGTGATCACCAAATCAGGGACCAACGATTTTCGCGGCACTGCGTTTTTGTATTTCCGCAACCAGTCAATTGCCAGTCAAAACCCGGACGCGGTCAAGGCCAATTTGCCAACCCAGGATTTTGACAACTATCAGTTTGGCGGCAACATTGGCGGTCCGATCAAACGCGACAAAGCGTTTTTCTTTGTCTCATATGATCAGAACAACGGCAGCAGCAGTCGTCCAAACCAGATTGACCCCCGACTGGTATCGTTGTTTGCCACGCGATTTGGATCACCCAATGAGCAAGGCAACATCGAACGCACCAACGATGCCAACGCGGTGCTGGCCAAACTGGATTGGTCTATCAGTCCAAGTAATTTATTGACGCTTCGGAACAACTATAGCCGGGCCAAACAGGTGAACGGTACGTTTGACGTGCCAACCTGGGGGGCGAGCGCCAACGGACGCGAAGAAGGCACCAGCAATGCGTTTATCGCCCAACTGGTTACCACGATTACCCCAACCACACTCAATGAATTTCGCTTCCAGTATGCCCGCGAGACCCGTCCCCGATTCTATGACGGACCGGACCTGCCAGATACCACCATCGGGACGTTTGACGGGTCATTGTCATATCGCTTTGGCCGCCCCTTCTTCCTGCCCGTGCCGGAAGTTGATACCCGGCTGCAGTTTAATGACAACTTCTCGCTGATTTTGGGCAACCACAACATTAAATTTGGCGGTGAATACAACCGCACGACCACTGAACAGACCTTCATCGGATTTGCCCGTGGCCGCTACATTTTTGCTGGTCCAACCATTGATTCCGCCATTCAGGGTTTTCAGGATTATATTGATGGCCGAAACGCCAATGGTCTGGCCCTCTACCTGCAGTTTGCTCCGCTCGGTGGACGTACCATTGAACAGGCTGGCTTCCAATCATTTTCAGTGAATGAACCAGCGTTCTTTGTGCAGGATTCCTGGAAAATTAAACCGAATTTAACCCTGAATTATGGTTTGCGATGGGAAGGTCAATTCCTTCCAGATCCGCTCAATGCTCCAAACCAGACCCGGTACGCTCAATTTCTCAACAACCCGTTGTTCCCATCGGATGGCACCATTCCTGACTTTACCGATGGCTGGCAGCCACGCGTTGGGTTGGCCTGGGATCCAGGAAATGACGGAAAAACCGCGATTCGGCTCGGTGCGGGGATTTATTATGCCCGCTTGCCCGGCCTGCCGTTGGCTGGTCCACGGAACACTGACGGCGCCATTGCCGGAAACATCTTCTTTGCCGGGTTCCTGGGCCTGCCGATTGAAGCCTATCCGCAATTCCCAGGGATCGTTCCAACCGAAGGATTTTCACCCTTTAACCCAGGGATCGCGATTTTCCCACGCAACTTTGAATTCCCACGCACGGTGCAGTTTGCGGCCAGCTTTGAACGTGAAATCTTTACCAACACCTCAGTTGGCATCACGTTGAACTATGCCCACGCCACCCGCCAGTATCGGTTTGTGGATCGGGGCAACGGTCAACTGTATGGCGGCGCTTCTCCATTTGCCGCCGCTGATGGTTCAGGGGTTGGCGAAATTCGCAGCATCGAATCTTCAGCCAAATCGCTGTTCCGAGGCATTACCTTCTCGGTCAATCGTCGCTTTGCCAATCGTTTCCAGGTGCAGGGAAACTACGTGCTGGCGTGGGATTACTCGGATGACGACAACGAACGTGATCCATTTACCTTCCGCTATGCCGATATTCAGAATCTGGACCTGGAATATTCATTCTCGGACCGCGACCAGCGTCACCGGGTGAATATTTTCAGCACCTACGAAGCCCCGTATGGCATTCAACTGTCGTTGATTTTCCAATCACGATCAGCCCAGCCATTCTCGGATCCAGCCTGTGCCCGCAGCAACAGCGATTGCCCAGGCACCACCATTCGCCGCAACACCCGTCGTCAGGATAACGTGTTCACCACGTTGGATTTGCGCGTGCTCAAGACGTTCAAATTCTCTGAAACGATGGCGTTGGACGCGATTTTCGAAGTTTTCAACATTGCCAACAGCCGCAACCTGCGCTTTGTGCCGCGTCCGTTGACGTTCAACTTTGACGGAACAGTCCGTCAGGGCTTTGGCGAACCACGCCAGGCTCAGTTTGGCGTCCGGTTCCGGTTCTAA
- a CDS encoding glycosyltransferase family 2 protein, whose translation MRQSTFSSDTADDLYGPSGTPEFSLVIPMHNEEESARELYQKLVEVMEARYPSFEILFVDDDSTDRTYRLLAEIAARDPRVILIKLKRNFGQTPALAAGFDYARGEIIVSMDGDLQHDPSDIPNLIEKIFEGYDLASGWRKERVDNLVLRRIPSRVANWMMAKLSGVELHDFGTTFKAYRRNTIKRIKLYGELHRFIPALASWNGAKICEVPIKNTVRENGASHYGISRTFRVMFDLLTVRFLLKYVTRPLHFFGGWGLLATMSGLLIAFFLIVKKLWSGGDVFLEHGPLMMMGMLLVLTGVQLVSTGLVAELLARTYFESQGRTIYTVETIVNHIQRTESRDATTVVS comes from the coding sequence ATGCGTCAATCCACGTTTTCGTCCGATACCGCCGACGATTTGTATGGTCCATCTGGTACCCCGGAATTTTCACTCGTCATTCCGATGCACAATGAAGAAGAAAGCGCCCGTGAGTTATACCAGAAACTGGTTGAAGTCATGGAAGCCCGCTATCCATCGTTTGAAATCCTCTTTGTTGATGACGACAGCACGGACCGGACCTACCGGCTGCTGGCTGAAATTGCAGCCCGCGATCCGCGAGTGATTCTCATCAAACTTAAGCGGAACTTTGGACAAACCCCTGCGTTGGCAGCCGGTTTTGACTATGCTCGTGGTGAAATCATTGTCTCGATGGATGGTGATTTGCAGCACGATCCGAGTGATATTCCAAACCTGATTGAAAAAATATTTGAAGGCTATGACCTGGCCAGCGGGTGGCGAAAAGAACGGGTTGATAATCTGGTCTTGCGGCGCATTCCATCACGAGTTGCCAACTGGATGATGGCCAAATTGTCAGGCGTGGAATTGCATGACTTTGGAACGACCTTTAAAGCCTACCGCCGCAATACCATCAAGCGCATCAAACTCTATGGTGAATTGCACCGCTTTATTCCAGCACTGGCCAGTTGGAACGGCGCGAAAATTTGCGAAGTCCCGATCAAAAACACGGTTCGTGAAAATGGAGCTTCGCATTACGGTATTTCACGCACCTTCCGGGTAATGTTTGATTTGCTGACTGTTCGTTTTTTGTTGAAGTATGTGACGCGACCGCTTCACTTTTTTGGAGGCTGGGGCTTGCTGGCAACTATGAGCGGACTGCTGATTGCCTTTTTCCTGATCGTCAAAAAGCTGTGGAGTGGGGGAGATGTATTTCTGGAACATGGCCCACTCATGATGATGGGCATGTTGCTGGTTCTGACCGGCGTGCAGCTTGTTTCCACAGGTTTGGTGGCGGAGCTGCTGGCTCGAACCTATTTTGAATCTCAGGGGCGCACTATCTACACGGTTGAAACCATTGTGAATCACATCCAGCGCACCGAATCACGCGACGCAACCACCGTCGTGTCGTGA
- a CDS encoding penicillin acylase family protein has translation MTPVSKRTILFRWLKRLAIGVLLFVVLSGLTGGICYYRWFQSPLPQLDGEVRLPGLSAPVTISRDEYGVPHIQGANTDDLALAQGYAVAQDRLWQMDLLRRAARGELAEIFGEERLAYDQAQRRLGYVLVAQQGLEKLPPDMRRNLDAFTQGVNAYIEQHRDRLPAEFHLLRYTPRPWETLDSLVIGKLMAQSLNTSFPSDLMRETFRARFDAQTCNRLFGDTNPLDRILVGSDATAPLSPNGNPVPAPEKKEDPKLAQIQTKPELSDPILEREALALVGLDGDGLGSNNWVIGGTRTVTGKPILCNDTHLGHSVPSIWYMVHLMTTDGGFNVSGFVFPGIPGVVIGHNSRIAWGVTNFGPDVQDLFVETFNPVNPGEYRVGDAWEKASFRTERIRVRKSLWSTETREEVLQVTTTRHGPIVREENGKRYALRWTALDPLTEFPTFDLLSKAATWQDFQAALKLYPGPMQNFIYADVDGNIGYWAAGMVPIRKSGDGSVPVDGASGEGEWTGYIPFEQLPHLFNPAEGYIVTANQRITGKSIPEFYTHQWYAPYRAAAIQRRILMKEKHTLDSMNTIHADSWSYPDDLFVKEVLKLFPNHKSEETWQRIHQDLSEWNGELQADSRVAAIVTTWRLRFIKKLLEARLGTFEAKYRWENAETVYASLILDRPADWLPKKFKSYDDLLAATYREAIVELEQKFGKYRTTWNYGALNTLEFSHPLARISLLKPILNPPVLVMNGSANTVNAYGRGKVWGVSMRQVVDLSNLDNSLQAKGLAKGFRPAGSLCNSRGAKPTVWNRQNDKVTG, from the coding sequence ATGACACCTGTTTCGAAACGCACAATTCTTTTCCGATGGCTCAAGCGTCTGGCGATTGGGGTGCTGCTGTTTGTTGTGTTAAGTGGTCTAACGGGTGGGATTTGCTACTATCGCTGGTTTCAGTCGCCATTGCCACAACTGGATGGCGAAGTTCGACTCCCAGGGCTTTCGGCGCCAGTGACCATCAGCCGCGATGAATATGGCGTGCCCCATATTCAGGGGGCAAATACGGACGATCTGGCCCTTGCCCAGGGATATGCAGTGGCCCAGGATCGCCTCTGGCAAATGGACTTGCTGCGGCGAGCGGCGCGTGGGGAACTGGCGGAAATTTTTGGGGAAGAACGACTTGCCTATGATCAAGCCCAACGACGGCTCGGATATGTACTGGTCGCCCAACAGGGACTCGAAAAACTCCCGCCTGACATGCGGCGCAACCTTGATGCGTTTACTCAAGGAGTGAACGCCTATATTGAACAGCATCGGGACCGTCTCCCGGCTGAGTTTCACCTGCTACGATATACCCCGCGCCCCTGGGAAACACTCGATTCACTGGTGATTGGCAAGTTGATGGCCCAGTCTCTGAACACGAGTTTTCCCAGTGACTTAATGCGTGAAACATTTCGGGCACGGTTTGATGCTCAGACGTGCAACCGGCTTTTTGGAGACACCAACCCACTTGATCGCATTCTGGTTGGTTCGGACGCCACGGCACCGCTTTCACCAAATGGAAACCCCGTTCCAGCTCCAGAGAAAAAAGAAGATCCCAAACTGGCTCAGATTCAGACGAAGCCCGAGTTGAGCGATCCTATCCTCGAACGCGAAGCACTGGCACTGGTTGGGTTGGATGGTGATGGGCTTGGCAGTAACAACTGGGTGATTGGTGGTACACGCACCGTGACCGGAAAGCCGATTTTGTGCAACGACACGCATCTTGGTCACAGTGTTCCTTCCATCTGGTATATGGTGCATTTGATGACCACCGATGGCGGGTTCAATGTCTCCGGTTTTGTTTTTCCTGGTATTCCCGGTGTTGTGATCGGTCACAATAGCCGAATTGCGTGGGGTGTCACCAACTTTGGCCCTGATGTTCAGGATCTTTTTGTTGAAACTTTTAACCCGGTCAACCCTGGCGAATATCGGGTTGGAGACGCCTGGGAAAAAGCCAGTTTCCGAACTGAGCGCATTCGGGTTCGGAAATCACTCTGGTCCACGGAAACACGTGAGGAAGTGTTGCAGGTCACCACAACTCGTCACGGGCCGATTGTGCGTGAAGAAAACGGGAAACGGTATGCGCTCCGCTGGACAGCCCTTGACCCCCTGACAGAGTTCCCCACCTTTGACCTGCTTTCCAAAGCTGCCACCTGGCAGGATTTTCAAGCGGCGCTCAAGCTGTATCCCGGGCCGATGCAAAATTTCATTTACGCCGATGTTGATGGCAACATTGGGTATTGGGCGGCGGGGATGGTTCCAATTCGGAAATCAGGGGATGGTTCAGTCCCGGTTGATGGTGCCAGTGGGGAAGGTGAGTGGACGGGCTATATCCCTTTTGAACAGCTTCCGCACCTGTTTAATCCGGCGGAAGGGTATATCGTGACCGCCAACCAGCGGATTACCGGGAAATCAATCCCCGAGTTTTACACGCATCAATGGTATGCACCTTATCGGGCCGCCGCGATTCAACGCCGGATTTTAATGAAGGAAAAGCATACGCTGGACAGCATGAACACCATTCATGCTGATTCCTGGTCGTATCCAGATGACCTCTTTGTCAAAGAAGTCTTGAAATTGTTTCCCAATCACAAAAGTGAAGAAACCTGGCAACGCATCCACCAGGATTTATCTGAATGGAATGGAGAGCTCCAGGCTGACTCAAGAGTGGCTGCGATTGTGACGACGTGGCGGCTGCGATTCATTAAGAAGTTACTGGAGGCCAGGCTCGGCACTTTTGAAGCCAAATACCGCTGGGAAAATGCCGAAACAGTGTATGCCTCGCTCATCCTGGACCGACCGGCTGACTGGCTTCCAAAAAAGTTTAAGAGCTATGACGATCTCCTGGCGGCGACCTACCGTGAAGCCATTGTCGAATTGGAGCAGAAATTCGGAAAATATCGCACTACCTGGAATTATGGAGCACTCAATACCCTTGAGTTTTCACATCCACTGGCTCGGATTTCCCTGTTAAAACCGATTTTGAATCCACCGGTGCTTGTCATGAATGGTTCCGCCAACACGGTGAATGCCTATGGCCGTGGAAAAGTGTGGGGAGTCTCAATGCGGCAGGTGGTGGATCTCTCAAATTTGGACAACTCACTTCAAGCGAAGGGTTTAGCGAAGGGTTTTAGGCCCGCAGGGTCGTTGTGTAATAGCCGTGGTGCGAAGCCCACGGTCTGGAACAGACAAAATGACAAGGTGACAGGGTGA
- a CDS encoding DUF1232 domain-containing protein, translating into MSDLKPPADQLSLEVQSPSAPPQRGYLKQQMRRALRFLPNLVKLAYRLIRDSRVSSCDKIILAGTILYVITPLDLIPDIIPFVGQIDDAYLIAVALLRLFRHTDPAIIREHWDGEGDIFRLLNWVSKISTFFLPKPVQRALIGKVQLPGGVVDFVEYTARRSDKVSDQAKG; encoded by the coding sequence ATGAGCGACTTGAAACCACCTGCAGATCAGCTTTCACTCGAAGTCCAATCACCGTCGGCGCCACCTCAACGCGGCTACCTGAAGCAACAAATGCGTCGGGCGCTCCGATTTCTCCCCAATCTCGTCAAACTGGCCTATCGGTTAATTCGCGATTCTCGGGTTTCGAGTTGTGACAAAATTATCCTGGCGGGCACCATTTTGTACGTCATCACACCGCTTGATCTGATTCCGGACATCATTCCATTTGTGGGGCAAATTGACGATGCGTACCTGATTGCTGTCGCCCTGTTACGACTCTTTCGGCATACCGACCCAGCCATCATCCGCGAACATTGGGATGGTGAAGGCGATATCTTCCGCCTCCTGAATTGGGTATCGAAGATCTCGACCTTTTTCCTTCCCAAACCCGTGCAGAGAGCTTTGATTGGAAAAGTCCAGCTTCCTGGAGGCGTGGTTGATTTTGTGGAATATACTGCCCGGCGAAGTGACAAGGTATCAGATCAGGCTAAGGGATGA
- a CDS encoding M23 family metallopeptidase, translated as MGNFRLVAYLRNFLLRVSRVPREQRFYTFILAAPTATAKIHRFQLPHHLLCVVCVLAALGALTVLAGAGWLIHKAIVFSEVARMQTQYHQLRHENTVLKSHYDELNQRINAIQDISKKISANGQLSISGGSGPYNGVGGPEMVKQLESNVNELESELQQLKVAYDREQLRLAHIPQGWPAEGRFTDDFGGRYNPFSGEGYEFHTGQDIGCDYGAAVSATGNGYVAMASYQNGYGNLVVIDHGNGLTTCYGHLSKIEVTVGQPVERGAIIGRAGSTGRSTGTHVHYEVRENDKPVDPRRYAQVGY; from the coding sequence ATGGGAAATTTTCGTCTAGTCGCATATCTTCGCAATTTTTTGTTAAGGGTCTCGCGCGTCCCCCGCGAACAACGGTTTTACACCTTCATTCTCGCCGCACCCACCGCCACCGCCAAAATTCATCGGTTTCAGTTGCCTCACCACTTGTTGTGTGTGGTGTGTGTGCTGGCGGCGCTTGGAGCACTCACGGTACTGGCTGGCGCCGGCTGGCTGATTCACAAGGCGATTGTTTTTTCTGAAGTCGCGCGGATGCAAACCCAATACCATCAACTTCGCCATGAAAACACCGTCCTCAAGTCGCACTATGATGAACTCAATCAGCGCATCAATGCGATTCAGGATATTTCGAAAAAAATCTCCGCCAACGGACAACTGTCAATCAGCGGTGGTTCAGGCCCGTACAATGGTGTTGGCGGCCCCGAAATGGTCAAGCAACTGGAATCGAACGTCAATGAATTGGAAAGTGAGTTGCAGCAGTTAAAAGTTGCTTACGACCGCGAACAACTCCGACTGGCTCACATTCCCCAGGGGTGGCCCGCTGAAGGCCGATTTACGGATGACTTTGGTGGCCGCTATAACCCATTTAGCGGGGAAGGGTATGAATTTCACACTGGTCAGGATATTGGCTGTGACTATGGCGCAGCGGTTTCCGCGACTGGCAACGGCTATGTGGCCATGGCCAGTTACCAGAATGGCTATGGCAATCTGGTCGTGATTGATCATGGAAATGGCCTCACCACCTGCTATGGCCATCTTTCAAAAATCGAAGTCACCGTTGGTCAGCCAGTTGAGCGAGGTGCCATCATTGGGCGTGCTGGCAGCACCGGACGTTCAACCGGGACACACGTTCACTATGAAGTCCGTGAAAATGACAAACCCGTTGATCCGCGTCGCTATGCGCAAGTCGGATATTGA
- the mgtE gene encoding magnesium transporter, with translation MDTLNQPFQLQRTVETVSRLVKRGATATYLSLLQKLRPVEVAQILINLRGRDRIEVFEQIFTTNTSLSATILSEMLAEEHGLDVLENLTAEEISDVLQHLPPDDAAHLLSFLPEDRHEEVLSLMELDHSLVAQELLQFPEYTAGRIMTPDVFRLREDVTVSEAISALQSSSDRLEMVFYLYVVDDRNHLVGVVALRQLLLNPPNIPLKRLMSTDVIKVHAEDDQESVARIVAQFNIVAVPVVDSNNKLIGIVTVDDVIDVMREEATEDLFALAGVESDDRAMAKPFRSLRTRFPWLVLSLVSALIPAFVVSRFQDMFTSKLALAAMLPIFATIGGNAATQTLTVIVRSLSLGEVSEGTERRIFVKELMVGLSNGLVFGLVLTLLVGIWQQNLQFALVVGLATVCNLVVASIAGSLSPLLIRKLGVDPVLASSAIAITTTEALGFFSYLGLAWLLFHWIH, from the coding sequence ATGGACACTCTCAACCAACCGTTTCAACTTCAGCGAACTGTTGAAACGGTTTCACGTCTGGTGAAACGCGGTGCCACGGCCACCTACCTCAGTTTGCTTCAAAAATTGCGTCCAGTTGAAGTAGCTCAAATTCTGATCAATCTCAGGGGACGTGACCGGATTGAGGTTTTTGAGCAGATTTTCACCACCAACACTTCTCTTTCAGCCACGATCCTGAGTGAAATGCTGGCTGAAGAACATGGCCTTGATGTGCTTGAAAACCTCACGGCTGAAGAGATTTCCGACGTGCTCCAGCATTTGCCGCCGGATGATGCGGCACACCTGCTGTCATTCTTGCCTGAAGACCGCCACGAGGAAGTCCTGTCACTGATGGAACTGGATCATTCGCTTGTCGCGCAGGAACTCCTTCAGTTTCCTGAGTATACCGCCGGGCGGATTATGACCCCGGACGTCTTTCGGCTCCGCGAGGATGTGACGGTCTCAGAGGCAATTTCCGCGCTTCAAAGCAGCAGCGACCGGCTGGAAATGGTTTTTTATCTTTACGTGGTGGATGATCGCAATCATCTGGTTGGAGTGGTGGCCTTGCGGCAGTTGTTGCTCAACCCACCCAACATACCGCTCAAACGCCTGATGTCAACCGATGTCATCAAGGTCCATGCCGAAGACGATCAGGAATCCGTGGCCCGGATTGTCGCGCAATTCAATATCGTGGCGGTCCCGGTGGTTGATTCAAACAATAAGCTGATCGGAATTGTGACCGTGGATGATGTCATTGACGTCATGCGTGAAGAAGCCACCGAAGATCTGTTTGCATTGGCTGGGGTTGAGAGCGATGACCGGGCCATGGCCAAACCTTTTCGGTCGTTGCGCACTCGTTTTCCCTGGCTGGTGCTCAGTCTGGTCTCAGCACTGATCCCAGCGTTTGTGGTGAGCCGATTCCAGGATATGTTCACCTCCAAACTGGCTCTGGCGGCCATGTTACCGATTTTTGCAACGATTGGGGGAAACGCGGCAACGCAAACCCTGACCGTGATTGTGCGCAGCCTCTCACTGGGTGAAGTGAGCGAAGGAACTGAACGCCGGATTTTTGTAAAGGAACTGATGGTTGGGCTCAGCAATGGACTCGTTTTTGGGCTGGTTTTAACCTTACTGGTTGGAATTTGGCAGCAGAACCTTCAGTTTGCACTCGTCGTTGGACTGGCGACAGTCTGTAATCTGGTGGTTGCGTCTATTGCCGGGTCGCTTTCCCCGCTTCTCATCCGCAAACTTGGGGTTGATCCGGTCCTGGCATCCAGTGCAATTGCCATCACGACCACCGAAGCTTTAGGATTTTTCTCGTACCTTGGCCTGGCATGGCTCCTTTTTCACTGGATTCACTGA